A stretch of the Oceanicola sp. D3 genome encodes the following:
- a CDS encoding MOSC domain-containing protein, with product MSATLAQIWRHPIKSHGRERVGEVELKAGESMPFDRRWAVAHEDSAFDGDWERCSNFAITTHRPRLCPFNVVLDEAGPDVTVTHPKLGELRFNPDDAADAARFVEWTMPLAPEGLPKPARLVALPGRGFTDSAFASVTLFSMASHRAVEEALGQEITPLRWRGNLWVEGLEAWEEFEWIGREFKVGEAVLRGVERTQRCPMTMTNPETGERDVPTVKTLASRFGHKDFSIRCEVLKGGRIAEGAEVQA from the coding sequence GTGAGCGCAACGCTCGCCCAGATCTGGCGCCATCCGATCAAGAGCCACGGGCGCGAGCGTGTGGGCGAGGTGGAGCTTAAGGCGGGCGAGTCGATGCCCTTCGATCGCCGCTGGGCCGTGGCGCATGAAGACAGCGCCTTTGACGGTGATTGGGAGCGGTGCAGCAACTTTGCCATCACCACCCACCGCCCGCGGCTTTGCCCCTTCAACGTGGTGCTCGATGAGGCGGGGCCGGACGTGACGGTCACCCACCCCAAGCTGGGCGAGCTGCGCTTCAACCCCGATGACGCGGCCGATGCCGCCCGCTTTGTGGAGTGGACCATGCCACTGGCCCCCGAGGGTCTGCCCAAACCCGCGCGGCTGGTTGCCCTGCCCGGGCGCGGCTTTACCGACAGCGCGTTTGCCTCTGTCACCCTGTTTTCCATGGCCAGCCACCGCGCCGTGGAAGAGGCACTCGGCCAGGAGATCACCCCGCTGCGCTGGCGTGGCAACCTTTGGGTTGAGGGGCTGGAGGCTTGGGAAGAGTTCGAGTGGATCGGGCGCGAGTTCAAAGTGGGTGAGGCGGTGCTGCGCGGCGTCGAACGCACCCAGCGCTGCCCGATGACCATGACCAACCCCGAGACCGGCGAGCGCGATGTGCCGACGGTCAAAACCCTCGCATCCCGTTTCGGCCACAAGGATTTTTCGATCCGCTGCGAAGTGCTGAAAGGCGGGCGCATTGCCGAGGGCGCGGAGGTGCAGGCATGA
- a CDS encoding sialidase family protein codes for MAKLLIGTTKGAFILDGAQDRCGWAVSGPHCDAWCINHAIGDPDTGTIWAGGGSSFTGAGIWRSQDGGATWQNTRLTKGEMDDWAADDPDTAKFFGITGAPLPFESAFSQVWSLNYAHGTLHAGTKPASLLASTDGGATFEAVAGLTNHPSAESWSPGAAGLTLHTIVAHPTDPAKTWVALTAAGVFASEDSGKSWERRNRLSNAEACEGHSHPAAPQGGETGHCVHNMMRAPGQGDLLYQQNHHGVWRSPDGGRSWEDITPGLPSTFGFPIRVHPSDPHTLWCIPLNGDSQGRFPPEAACAVWRSRDGGESWQAMRKGLPQEACYFTVLRQAMAGDSRTPAGVYFGTNSGSVFASTDEGDRWDEIARHLPTILAVEVMDAA; via the coding sequence ATGGCGAAACTTTTGATCGGCACGACCAAGGGTGCCTTCATCCTAGACGGGGCGCAGGACCGCTGCGGTTGGGCCGTGTCTGGCCCGCATTGCGACGCCTGGTGCATCAACCACGCCATCGGAGACCCGGACACAGGCACCATCTGGGCGGGCGGTGGCAGCAGTTTTACCGGCGCGGGCATATGGCGCTCGCAGGATGGCGGCGCAACTTGGCAGAACACCCGGCTCACCAAGGGCGAGATGGATGATTGGGCGGCGGATGACCCCGACACGGCCAAGTTCTTCGGCATCACCGGCGCGCCGCTGCCCTTTGAGAGCGCCTTCAGCCAAGTCTGGTCTCTCAACTACGCGCACGGCACGCTCCACGCAGGCACCAAGCCCGCCAGCCTGCTGGCCAGCACCGACGGGGGCGCAACCTTTGAGGCGGTCGCGGGCCTCACCAACCACCCCTCCGCCGAAAGCTGGAGCCCCGGTGCGGCGGGGCTGACCCTGCACACCATCGTCGCCCACCCGACCGACCCGGCCAAAACGTGGGTGGCCCTCACTGCAGCCGGGGTGTTTGCCTCCGAAGACAGCGGCAAAAGCTGGGAGCGGCGCAACCGCCTCTCCAATGCCGAGGCCTGCGAGGGCCACAGCCACCCGGCGGCCCCGCAAGGCGGCGAAACCGGCCATTGCGTTCACAACATGATGCGCGCGCCGGGGCAGGGCGATCTGCTCTATCAGCAAAATCACCACGGCGTCTGGCGCTCGCCGGACGGTGGGCGCAGCTGGGAGGATATCACCCCCGGCCTGCCCTCCACCTTCGGCTTTCCGATCCGCGTTCACCCGTCAGACCCGCACACCCTTTGGTGCATCCCGCTCAACGGAGACAGCCAAGGCCGCTTTCCGCCCGAAGCGGCCTGCGCCGTCTGGCGCTCGCGGGATGGGGGCGAAAGCTGGCAGGCGATGCGCAAGGGGCTGCCGCAAGAGGCCTGCTACTTCACCGTGCTGCGGCAGGCCATGGCAGGCGACAGCCGCACGCCTGCAGGCGTTTACTTCGGCACAAACAGCGGCTCGGTCTTTGCCAGCACAGATGAGGGCGACAGGTGGGATGAGATCGCACGCCACCTGCCCACCATCCTCGCGGTCGAAGTGATGGATGCGGCCTGA
- a CDS encoding ferredoxin, whose product MSYHETARLAAEHRLEIYGGFHPDDGGTLLLLGPGAGVWEHVSAAPEFEHAKDPLDRWSRRVIGGMAEALGAEALFPFDGPPWHPFQSWAQATGRCWESPVRLLVHDRAGLWASFRGALRFSERLALPEATAPRPCEACDAPCLTACPVGALGPDGYDTAACHAYLNTPPGADCLSRGCKVRRACPVSAAFPRVEAQSAFHMSHFHKPGTN is encoded by the coding sequence GTGAGCTATCACGAAACGGCCCGGCTTGCGGCGGAGCATCGCCTTGAAATCTACGGCGGCTTCCACCCGGATGACGGCGGCACGCTGCTGCTTCTCGGCCCCGGGGCCGGGGTGTGGGAGCATGTGAGCGCCGCGCCCGAGTTTGAGCACGCCAAAGACCCGCTAGATCGCTGGTCGCGCCGGGTGATCGGCGGGATGGCCGAGGCGCTTGGGGCGGAGGCGCTGTTTCCCTTCGATGGGCCGCCTTGGCACCCGTTTCAGAGCTGGGCGCAGGCCACGGGGCGCTGCTGGGAGAGCCCGGTGCGCCTGCTGGTGCATGACCGCGCCGGGCTTTGGGCCAGTTTTCGCGGGGCGTTGCGCTTCAGCGAGCGGCTGGCCCTGCCCGAGGCTACGGCACCCCGCCCCTGCGAGGCCTGTGACGCACCCTGCCTCACCGCCTGCCCGGTGGGCGCGCTTGGCCCGGATGGCTACGATACCGCCGCCTGCCACGCCTATCTGAACACCCCGCCGGGTGCCGATTGCCTGAGCCGGGGCTGCAAGGTCAGAAGGGCTTGCCCTGTCTCTGCCGCCTTCCCTAGGGTAGAGGCGCAATCGGCTTTTCACATGTCACATTTCCACAAGCCCGGGACGAATTGA
- a CDS encoding amino acid ABC transporter permease, translated as MSNTHADTVAYVRDTMLEQREPPLSTIGILGWGKQNLFTGPFNTIVTILCTAFVVWILWMLVPWFFAPTWNATSLSECREMLTAAGMVGEHGTSGACWGVIRERWIQLLFGFYPAELYWRPMAAFLLLFVALAPVLFSDRVPSQLLWFSAIYPFLFPWLLWGGTIWAPICAALGFVILWAMVKFTSEVISQLGAIILAVVAALLWWLLISGYVQQGLAAVIPLGLETVASRDFGGLMLSITIGVVAIACSLPLGIVLALGRQSDLLIVKALCVGFIEFIRGVPLITLLFVASTLLNIFLPPGTNFDIILRVIIMATLFASAYMAEVIRGGLAALPKGQYEGADSLGLDYWQAQRLIIMPQALKISIPGIVSTFIGLFKDTTLVSVIGLFDPLGLSNAIRADQAWNGVVWELYGFIALLFFIFCFGMSRYSMYLERKLQTGHR; from the coding sequence ATGAGCAACACGCACGCCGATACCGTTGCCTATGTCCGCGACACCATGCTGGAGCAGCGCGAGCCGCCGCTTTCCACCATCGGGATTTTGGGCTGGGGCAAGCAAAACCTCTTCACCGGGCCATTCAACACCATCGTCACCATCCTCTGCACCGCCTTCGTGGTTTGGATCCTATGGATGCTGGTGCCTTGGTTCTTTGCGCCCACGTGGAACGCCACCTCGCTGTCGGAATGCCGCGAGATGCTCACCGCCGCCGGAATGGTGGGGGAGCACGGCACCTCGGGTGCCTGCTGGGGGGTGATCCGCGAACGCTGGATTCAGCTCCTGTTCGGCTTCTACCCCGCCGAGCTCTATTGGCGCCCGATGGCGGCCTTCCTGCTGCTCTTCGTGGCGCTGGCGCCGGTGCTGTTCTCCGACCGGGTGCCATCGCAACTGCTCTGGTTCAGCGCCATTTACCCCTTCCTGTTTCCGTGGCTGCTTTGGGGCGGCACCATCTGGGCACCGATCTGTGCGGCGCTGGGCTTCGTGATCCTCTGGGCCATGGTCAAGTTCACCAGTGAGGTGATCAGCCAGCTCGGCGCGATCATCCTAGCTGTCGTGGCCGCGCTGCTCTGGTGGCTCTTGATCTCAGGTTATGTGCAGCAAGGGCTGGCCGCGGTCATCCCGCTGGGGCTCGAAACCGTCGCCTCGCGCGACTTCGGCGGGCTGATGCTGTCTATCACCATCGGCGTGGTGGCCATTGCCTGCTCCCTGCCGCTGGGCATCGTTCTGGCGCTGGGCCGCCAGTCCGACCTGCTGATCGTCAAGGCGCTCTGCGTCGGCTTCATCGAGTTCATTCGGGGCGTGCCGCTGATCACGCTGCTGTTCGTGGCCTCGACGCTGCTGAACATCTTCCTGCCGCCGGGCACCAACTTCGACATCATCCTGCGCGTGATCATCATGGCCACGCTGTTCGCCTCCGCCTACATGGCCGAGGTCATCCGCGGTGGCCTCGCGGCCCTGCCCAAGGGCCAGTACGAGGGGGCCGACAGCCTTGGCCTCGACTACTGGCAGGCGCAGCGCCTCATCATCATGCCGCAGGCGCTGAAGATTTCGATCCCGGGCATCGTCAGCACGTTCATCGGCCTCTTCAAGGACACCACGCTTGTCTCGGTGATCGGCTTGTTCGACCCGCTGGGCCTGTCCAACGCGATCCGCGCCGACCAGGCTTGGAACGGGGTGGTTTGGGAGCTTTACGGCTTCATCGCCTTGCTGTTCTTCATCTTCTGCTTCGGCATGTCCCGCTATTCCATGTATCTGGAGCGCAAGCTTCAGACTGGCCACCGTTAA
- the yihA gene encoding ribosome biogenesis GTP-binding protein YihA/YsxC, translating into MSAPLPFPLAEAPDAPSEEAARKLFAGEITFVKGVVAMDGLPPADRPEVCFAGRSNVGKSSLINALTGRRALARASNTPGRTQEINYFDLAEQAFLVDLPGYGFAKAPIPVVEKWQRLLKSYLQGRVTLRRAFVLIDCRHGVKAVDDEIMSLLDSAAVTFQVVMTKSDKVKEKDRAKVLEQTRAALQKHPAAFPEIVLTSSEKGDGIATLRAIVRRITLEG; encoded by the coding sequence ATGAGCGCGCCCCTCCCCTTCCCGCTGGCCGAAGCGCCTGATGCCCCCTCCGAAGAGGCCGCCCGCAAGCTGTTTGCTGGCGAGATCACCTTTGTCAAAGGCGTGGTCGCGATGGACGGCCTGCCCCCCGCCGACCGTCCCGAGGTGTGCTTTGCCGGGCGCTCCAACGTGGGCAAATCAAGCCTGATCAACGCGCTCACCGGGCGCAGGGCGCTGGCGCGGGCCTCCAACACGCCGGGTCGGACGCAGGAGATCAACTATTTCGACCTTGCCGAGCAGGCCTTTCTGGTCGACCTGCCCGGCTACGGGTTTGCCAAGGCCCCCATCCCGGTGGTCGAAAAATGGCAGCGTCTGCTCAAGAGCTACCTTCAGGGCCGCGTCACCCTGCGCCGCGCCTTCGTGCTGATCGACTGTCGCCATGGCGTGAAGGCCGTGGACGACGAGATCATGAGCCTGCTCGACAGCGCCGCCGTCACCTTTCAGGTCGTCATGACCAAATCCGACAAGGTGAAGGAAAAAGACCGCGCCAAGGTGCTGGAGCAAACCCGCGCGGCGCTGCAAAAGCACCCTGCGGCTTTCCCCGAGATCGTGCTGACCTCCAGCGAAAAGGGCGATGGCATTGCCACCCTGCGTGCTATCGTCCGCCGGATCACGCTGGAGGGTTAG
- a CDS encoding amino acid ABC transporter ATP-binding protein, translating to MSDLATDRQIDRSKMQVSDEVAIEISNMNKWYGTFHVLRDIDLTVNRGERIVIAGPSGSGKSTLIRCINRLEEHQEGKIIVDGTELTSDLKNIDKIRSEVGMCFQHFNLFPHLTILENCTLAPIWVRKVPKKEAEETAMHFLEKVKIPEQADKYPGQLSGGQQQRVAIARSLCMKPRIMLFDEPTSALDPEMIKEVLDTMIELAEEGMTMLCVTHEMGFARQVANRVIFMDAGQIVEQNEPEEFFNNPKSERTKLFLSQILGH from the coding sequence ATGTCTGACCTGGCAACAGACCGTCAAATCGACCGTTCCAAGATGCAGGTGAGCGACGAGGTCGCCATCGAAATCAGCAACATGAACAAGTGGTATGGCACCTTCCACGTGCTGCGCGACATCGACCTGACGGTCAATCGCGGCGAGCGGATCGTCATCGCGGGGCCCTCGGGCTCGGGTAAGTCCACCCTGATCCGCTGCATCAACCGGCTGGAAGAGCACCAGGAGGGCAAGATCATCGTTGACGGGACCGAGCTGACCTCGGACCTCAAGAACATCGACAAGATCCGCTCTGAGGTTGGCATGTGCTTTCAGCACTTCAACCTCTTCCCCCATCTGACCATCCTCGAAAACTGCACGCTCGCGCCCATCTGGGTCCGCAAGGTGCCGAAGAAGGAAGCCGAAGAGACGGCGATGCACTTCCTCGAAAAGGTGAAGATCCCCGAGCAGGCCGACAAGTACCCCGGCCAGCTTTCGGGCGGTCAGCAGCAGCGCGTGGCCATCGCCCGCTCGCTCTGTATGAAGCCCCGGATCATGCTCTTTGACGAGCCCACCTCGGCGCTTGACCCGGAGATGATCAAGGAAGTGCTCGACACCATGATCGAGCTGGCCGAAGAAGGCATGACCATGCTCTGCGTGACCCACGAAATGGGCTTTGCCCGGCAGGTCGCCAACCGGGTGATCTTCATGGACGCGGGCCAGATCGTGGAGCAGAACGAGCCCGAGGAGTTCTTCAACAACCCCAAGAGCGAGCGGACCAAGCTGTTCCTCAGCCAGATCCTCGGCCACTGA
- a CDS encoding histidine phosphatase family protein, with the protein MLLRHAKSSWDDPLADDFDRALNDRGRRGAAAMGDWMRSNGLAPDLVLCSAAARTVETWELLKFEAEVKYSPGLYHAGPDRMLAALQKAEGERVMMVGHNPGMGALAAMMVRNAPVHGRFGDYPTCALTVAEFDIKDWADLAPRQGRVLHFLTPHDIENASPHA; encoded by the coding sequence ATGCTTCTCCGCCACGCCAAATCCAGCTGGGACGATCCGCTGGCAGACGATTTTGACAGGGCGCTGAACGACCGCGGGCGGCGCGGGGCGGCGGCGATGGGCGACTGGATGCGCTCCAACGGCCTTGCGCCCGATCTGGTGCTTTGCTCCGCCGCGGCCCGCACGGTGGAAACATGGGAGCTGCTGAAGTTCGAGGCCGAGGTGAAGTATTCACCCGGGCTCTATCACGCAGGCCCCGACCGGATGCTCGCCGCGCTTCAGAAGGCAGAAGGCGAGCGGGTGATGATGGTGGGCCACAATCCCGGTATGGGTGCGCTGGCGGCGATGATGGTGCGCAATGCGCCGGTGCATGGCCGCTTTGGCGACTATCCGACCTGCGCCCTCACGGTGGCCGAGTTCGATATCAAGGATTGGGCCGACCTTGCCCCGCGTCAGGGCCGGGTGCTGCACTTTCTCACCCCGCATGACATCGAAAATGCCAGCCCGCACGCCTGA
- the argB gene encoding acetylglutamate kinase, whose product MKTQSMNRDWIATARTLSEALPYLKRYVGATVVIKLGGHAMGSDEGMASFARDVVLMNLVGVHPVVVHGGGPMINDMLKRLGVESEFIKGKRVTDEATIEVVEMVLSGTVNKRIVQAINAQGGRAVGLSGKDANMMVCDPTDPELGLVGTPVEVVPDVIRQLHDDGYIPVVAPLGAGRDGETFNVNGDTAAGAIAAALKADRLLLLTDVSGVKNAEGEVMTQLSPENVKELTDKGVIAGGMIPKTQTALDAIAGGVRAVVILDGRAPNAALLELFTDHGAGSLIRREVK is encoded by the coding sequence ATGAAGACCCAAAGCATGAACCGCGACTGGATCGCCACCGCCCGCACCCTCTCCGAGGCCCTGCCCTACCTCAAGCGCTACGTTGGCGCGACTGTTGTTATCAAGCTCGGCGGCCACGCCATGGGCTCTGACGAGGGCATGGCCAGCTTTGCCCGCGACGTGGTGTTGATGAACCTCGTCGGCGTGCATCCTGTGGTGGTGCATGGCGGCGGGCCGATGATCAACGACATGCTCAAGCGGCTTGGCGTTGAGAGCGAGTTCATCAAGGGCAAGCGCGTCACCGACGAGGCCACCATAGAGGTGGTCGAGATGGTGCTTTCGGGCACTGTGAACAAGCGGATCGTGCAGGCGATCAACGCGCAGGGCGGCCGCGCTGTGGGGCTCTCGGGTAAGGATGCCAACATGATGGTCTGTGACCCGACAGACCCGGAGCTTGGGCTTGTTGGCACACCGGTGGAGGTGGTGCCCGATGTGATCCGCCAGTTGCATGACGATGGCTATATCCCCGTGGTCGCCCCGCTCGGTGCGGGCCGCGATGGCGAAACCTTCAACGTCAATGGCGACACCGCCGCCGGGGCCATAGCCGCCGCCCTCAAGGCCGACCGGCTGCTGCTGCTCACCGATGTCAGCGGGGTGAAGAACGCCGAGGGCGAGGTGATGACCCAGCTGAGCCCGGAGAATGTGAAAGAACTGACCGACAAGGGCGTAATTGCCGGCGGGATGATCCCCAAGACGCAGACCGCGCTGGATGCGATTGCGGGCGGGGTGCGGGCCGTGGTGATCCTCGATGGTCGCGCGCCCAATGCAGCGCTGTTGGAGCTGTTCACCGACCATGGCGCAGGCTCGCTGATCCGCCGCGAGGTGAAGTGA